One part of the Panthera leo isolate Ple1 chromosome D4, P.leo_Ple1_pat1.1, whole genome shotgun sequence genome encodes these proteins:
- the LOC122204789 gene encoding thymosin beta-4-like, with product MFDKPIMAEIEKFNKLKLKKTETQKKNPLTSKETTEQEKQAGKS from the coding sequence ATGTTTGACAAACCCATTATGGCTGAGATTGAGAAATTCAATAAATtgaaactgaagaagacagaaaCGCAAAAGAAAAATCCACTGACTTCAAAAGAAACAACTGAACAGGAAAAGCAAGCAGGCAAATCATAA